The sequence GGAGCGGACGGGAGACTTTGAGAGAGTCCTATCTGCCAAGCTCGTTGCTCGACAGCGCGCTAAGTTGCCCTTGCTTGCTGCATGCGCAACGGGGCTTGTTGCAGGCTGGACTTTTCTTTATGGCACGGGGGACGGAAGACGGAAAGACGCGCATCACGGGGGGATGTGGGTTGCACGGTACACGGTCTACGCAGTCGACGATAATGAAAGCTGACGTAGCAATCATCGGAGCTGGCGTGATCGGCGCCGCAATTGCGAGGGAGATGGCTCGATACGATCTGGCCGTGGTCCTCCTCGAGCGCGAGGTGGAGCCAGCCTTCGGCACGAGCAAGGCCAACAGCGGTGTTGTGCACGCGGGGTTCCACTCGGCTCCCGGGACGCTGGAAGCCTCGTTGTGCGTTGAGGGGAATGCCATGTTCGATGAGATCGCCGCGGAGCTGTCCGTGCCGTTCAGGCGCAACGGGTGCCTCATGGTCGCCATGTCTCCGGAGGAGGTCGACGTGTTGCGCGAACACCTCGACCGGGGGCGCCGCAACGGCGTGCCGGGCCTTCGCCTCCTTGATGCGGGTGAAGCCCGCGCGCTGGAGCCCGGGCTCGCCCCGGAGGTGGTGGGTGCGCTCCATGCTCCGACCAGTGGGATCGTGTGCCCGTACCAGCTCACCTTCGCCCTGGTTGAGAACGCCGTGGCCAACGGCGTCCGTTTCATGGCAGGCTCGCCGGTGACCTCGCTTCACGTGAGAGAAGGCCGGATCGCTGCTGTCGAGACGGCCGAAGCGATCATCGAGACCACATGGGTGGTGAATGCCGCGGGGCTATTTGCAGACCAAATCGCGGCCATGGCAGGGGACGAGTCCTTCGAGATACGCCCGAGGAAAGGCGAGGAGTACTTGCTGGACAAACGCGTCGGGAGCCTCGTGCGGTCGACGGTGTTTCCGGTGCCGACCCCGGTGTCCAAGGGGATCCTAGTGATCCCCACGGCGGACGGGAACATCATGGTCGGCCCCACCGCTGAAGATGTCAGCGACCGCCTAGACCTCGCTACGACGAGAGCGGGGTTTGAAGCAGTGTTCGCCGCCGCTCGTCGCATGGTGCCGGCCGTCTCCCCTCGCGACGTCATAGCGTCCTTCGCGGGCCTGCGCGCGGCGTCTTCCGAACGCGATTTCATCATAAGGCCGTCCGGGGTGACTAGGGGCATGGTGCACGTGGCTGGGATAGAGTCACCCGGTCTCACCGCAGCGCCCGCCATCGCGCGCATGGTGGTCGGGATCCTGCGCGATGAGGGGCTCGAGGCGCGTGCCCGCCGCGGGTTCAACCCCATCCGTCCCGCGCCTGTGCGGTTCTCGCAGCTTTCCCGCGCCGAGCAGGCCCGGCTTGTGGAATCAGACCCTTCGTTCGGTCGCATCGTGTGCAGGTGTGAGACGGTGACCGAGGCCGAGGTGCTGGACGCCATCCGCAGGGGCGCGAGGACGGTGGACGGGGTCAAGCTTCGAACGCGCGCAGGAATGGGAAGGTGCCAGGGCGGGTTCTGCATGCCAAGGGTGATGAAGATACTCAGCCGGGAGCTTGGGGTTCCCCTCGAGGCGATCACGAAGCGAGGCCCAAGCTCGCCCATCGCGCCGTATCCGGCGAAAGCCCTGCTGCGCGAAGCCCAGGAGGAAGCCGGCGATGGCCCGGGGCCGGCCGTGGCCCATGTGTCGCATCATATGTCACCAGCAACAGGGAGGTAGGTTCTTTGGAGGCGTTTCCAGGACCGAAGGGAAAGGATCTGCGCGCGGACGTGGCGGTGATCGGCGGTGGCCCCGCCGGGCTTGCCGCTGCCGTCGCCGCGAAGCGGGCTGGGGCGGAGCGGGTCGTGGTCATCGAACGCGACGTCCGCCTGGGCGGAATCCTTCCTCAGTGCATACACACGGGGTTCGGGCTGAAATGGTTCGGCGAGGAGCTGACAGGCCCCGAATACGCCGCTCGGTTCGTCGACGAGGCGGCCTCGGCGGGCGTCGAGTTCATGCTCGAGACCATGGTTCTCGAAGTCACGCAAGACCGTCGCGTGGCGGCCGTGTCGCCCCATCATGGCTTCGTCGTGCTCCAGTGCGGTGCCATAATCCTTGCCATGGGATGCCGGGAGCGCCCGCGCGGGGCGCTCGTGCTCCCCGGCACGAGGCCGGTGGGGATATTCACCGCAGGCACCGCCCAGAGGCTCGTGAACATCGAGGGCGTTCTGCCGGGGCGGCAGGCGGTCATTCTGGGATCGGGCGATGTCGGCCTCATCATGGCCCGGCGACTCACCCTTGAAGGGGTGAAAGTCCAGGCCGTCGTGGAGATCATGACGTATCCGGGCGGGCTTGCCCGGAACATACAGCAGTGCCTCCGCGACTTCGATATCCCGCTGTACCTGGGCCATACCATCTCCCGTATCCACGGCCGCGACAGGCTGGAAGGGGTGAGCGTCGCTCCTGTGGACGACGCGAAGGTGCCCATCGCGAGCGCGGAGTGGTTCATCCCCTGCGATACACTGCTCCTCTCGGTGGGCCTCATCCCTGAGAACGAGCTTTCAGCGGCGTGCGGCATCGAGCTCGATCCTGCCACGGGAGGGCCCGTCGTCACCGACGAGATGGAGACGAGCGTGCCTGGCATCTTCGCCTGCGGCAACGTCGTCCACGTGCACGACCTCGTGGACCACGTGACCGAGGACGGCATGGTGGCAGGCGCTGCTGCCGCGGCTAGAGCCAGGGTGGCAGCCCGGACCCCGGTCCTAGGCGAGGCGGGCAAAGACGCGGGACTTGAGTCACTCCAAGCGATCCGCACCACGGGGGAGATCCGACCCGGCCGAAACGTCCGGTACGTGGTCCCGCAACGATTCGTCCGGCACGGCGATGCTGTACCTGCAGCGGCGGCCGCCGCCGCGAGGACCCTCACCATATCCCTGCGTCCAAGCGAGCCCGCGGAGAACGTGGTGCTCGAGGTGTCGATCGCCGGAAGGGTGTTGCGGCGTCAGAGAAAGCAGAAGGTTCGTCCTGGCGAGATGATGCAGGTGAACGTGGACAGGCTTGCGATCCCGTCCGAGAAGGGTGACGCACTGACCGTGTCCATAGTCGAAAGATAGTCGAAAGGGAGGCGTGATTCTGCGTGCGCGAGGATTCGAACGAGTTCACGGTGACGTGCGTCGTCTGTCCTGTTGGGTGCGAAGTCACTGTCCTGGACGCGGTGGAGGTAAGGGGCAACAAGTGCGACCGGGGACGAGAGTACGCGCTGCTCGAGCGGTACGACCCGAGGCGGGTCTTGACATTCACTGTACGCACAACGTGTCCCGATCACCCGCTCCTTCCCGTGAAGACCGACCGGCCGATTCCCAAGCGCCTCCTTCTGAAAGCTGCGAGGCTGCTGGCTGAGGAGTGCGTCAGCCCGCCGGTGAAGGCCGGCGACGTGGTGGTACGCGACGTCTTCGGCACCGGTGCGGATGTCGTGGCCACGAGCGACCTCGGTGGCTCCTGCGGCGACATTGACCAAATGGTAAGCGAACCGTACAATGCCGGTGAGACCTGAAACTCGGAAGCATCTTCTCATTCCTCCTGAGCTCAAGCCTCTTGGCGAGGGAAGAGAACGAGAAAACTATAGAATTCCTCCTCACCAGGCCCGTGAGCAGGCAGCGAGTGCTGACGGAGAAGCTCGGGGCGTACGCCGCTTACGTCTTGCTCTTCAGCGCTGTGGTGTGGTTCGCCTCGTACGGGGCGATCCTCGCGTTTTACGAGGGCGACTTCAGCGCGGGGAGCTTTTGGAACCTGGCGCTCATGACCACGCTAGTCCTCCTGACATTCGCCAACCTTGGGTTTCTCGGGTCGGTGTTCGTCTCGAGGACCCGCACCGTGTTTTCAGGCGCGCTCGGACTCGTCCTGGTCGCGTACGCTCTGCAGATAGCGGCCGACACCAGCAACAAGCTGGGGTTCCTGCGGTACGTAACCCCGATGAAGTGGGCCAGCGCTGCGGACGTTCTCACCCAGGGAATCGACGGCGTGTACGTGGCGCTCGTGCTTGCAGTCAACGCGGCCGCGCTTGTGGCGACCTACATTGTCTACAGAAGAAAAGACATCCTTGCCTAGAGACGATGCCGAGCGCCGCGAACGAAAGATGCGACAGCCGTCTTGGCTGCATCCGCTGGGCTCTCCGCGGACTGGAAACGACTGTAGGGGGCTATTGACATTCCTTTCCCCCCAAGGTAAGCTGGTTGCAAATCACATTGGGGGCATCGGCAATGGTCAGGGCGACGATTGAACTCTCAGGTCACATTATCGATTCCCGGATTCTCCCCAGAGTGATGGACGCCATCATGGACATGGGTGGAGACTTCCATATCGAGGAGATCAGGGTCGGTCGAACGAAGCAGGACACGAGCTACGCCAGGATCGAGATCAAGGCATTGACGCCGGACGAGCTCGAGGCCATAGTGGAGGAAGTGCGGGGCCTCGGCGCGACCGTCGTGGATCAGGACGAAGTGGCGTTGGAGGCGGCGACGCAGGACGGCGTCTTCCCAGAGGGTTTCTACTCCACTACAAACCTGGACACCTTCGTGCGGGTGGCAGGGTCCTGGATCCCTGTAAGCGACATCGAGATGGATTGCGGCATTGTGGTCGATCTCTCTGGCACGCCCCCGACCGCCCGCTGCGTGCCGCTGCACCGCGTCAAGAAGGGAGACCTTTTGGTCGTCGGGTCAAGGGGCGTCAAGGTGGTCCCGCTGGAGAGGGCGAGGCATCGAGAGATATTCAGCTTCATGGGGAGCCCCGTATCGAGCGAAAGGCCCAAGGCGCTCGTTGTTGAGGAGATCGCCAGGACCATGAGGGATATCAGGGCCCGCGGCAAGAAGATACTTGCGGTCGCTGGCCCTGCGGTCATCCACACCGGCGCGGGCAAGCATCTCTCAGCCCTCATCCAGGCAGGTTACGTGAACGTGCTTTTCGCAGGGAACGCTGTGGCGACCCACGACGTAGAGTCGGCGCTGTACGGCACGTCCCTAGGCTTGTACCTCGAGAACGGCGCGGCGGCCGCGGAGGGCCACGCGCATCACCTCCGGGCCATCAACACCATCCGCAGGCTGGGCGGCCTGCGCGCCGCCGTGGAGGCGGGGGTGCTCAAGAAGGGCGTCATGCACGCCTGCATCACGCACGGCGTGGACTACGTGCTGGCGGGGTCCATCCGCGATGACGGACCGCTGCCTGACGTCATCACCGACACGGTCAAGGCGCAGGACGAGATGCGCTCGAAAATAAAGGACGTTGAACTCGCGTTGATGTTGGCCACCATGCTTCATTCGATCGCCACCGGGAACCTGCTCCCCAGCCGCGTGAAGACTGTGTGCGTGGACATCAACCCCGCCACCGTGACCAAGCTCGCGGACAGGGGAAGCCTGCAGGCCGTGGGCATCGTGAGCGACGTGGAGTGGTTCCTGAAAGAACTCGTCGCACGGCTCTCCGCTTGAAGCCCGAAGCCAAGACCGCTTGTGTTTCGTGAGCCGGGAGGAACTCAAGCGCCATTATCGAAACATACGGCTGTAATCGCGCGAATATGGTGAGAAAGGGCGCACCGCTGGCAGCCCGCCGGCCTCCTGCGTGATACGGGGCGGGGGCCGATAGGGCTCGGCGGACGGCAGGGGGTGGAGACGCGGTGAGGAAGAGGAGAGTCCTAGTCTTCGGCGTGATCGGTCTGGCGCTCCTCTCCGTGGTCGTGCTCATCCAGATGGGGCCGTCCTCTCCTTCGAACCAACCACTGGCGACGCGCGGTCGCTTGGGGGCGTCAGGCAACAAGATCGCCGTGGCATACCTGGATGGTGCGATCGCCGAGGGGCGATCGTCAGTGGCGACGACGGGGGGCATAACCCCGAGGTTGGTCGCCAGGTACCTCAAGAAGCTGGAGGCTGATTCCTCGGTCAGAGCGGTCGTCTTCAGGATAGATAGCCCAGGAGGGTCGGTTGCCGCTTCCCAGGCCATAGCCGGAATGATCGAGGAGTTCTCAAAGCCGGTCGTGGTCTCCATGGGGGACATCGTTGCCTCGGGAGGCTATTACATAGCAGCACCTGCGGACCGCATCTTCGCGATGCCGGGCACGATGACTGGCTCAATAGGGGTCATCACAAGCATCATGGACCTACACGGGCTGTACGACAAGCTCGGCATCAAGGATCAGGTCATAAAATCCGGCCAGCACAAAGACATGTACCAGCGCACCCTCACCCAAGAAGAACGTGAGCTCGTTCAGAAACTATCCGACGCAGCCTATGAGCAGTTTGTGGCGTACGTCGCGACTCATCGGGGCCTGCCCGTCGAGAGGGTGCGCGAGCTCGCCACGGGCGAGTTGTTCTTGGGAAGCCAAGCAGTGGAGCTCGGGCTCGTCGACTCTCTCGGCGACCTCGACGACGCTGTGGCGGCTGCTGCGGAGCTTGCGGGCGTGGAGTCTCCGGTCGTGTACGAGGTGCCGGCACCCGTGTTCCTGGTCGACTTGTGGGGCCTCCTGGGAGAGGTGCAGGCATTTGCGAAGACCGTCGTGCTCAGCCCTGAGGAACGCCTCCTGTGGCGGCTGCGCGAACAGCCGATGTTGGAGATGCGTTATTGAGGGGATGCCGCGAGGAACGGGTGGGGCGCGAAGGGGAGGATGGATGTGTCCGGCCGAGTTCTCGATTGGCTGTACGGGGTGATGGCGAGCCCCGTTGAGGCGCTCCGGGCCGTGGCCGAGGAGAAGCCTGTGTGGTGGGCGTTCGCGGTCGTCGTCGGAGCCGTGACGCTTCTGTCTTTCGGCATGCTCTCCCAAGCGAACCTGGACGCTTTGCCGGGGGTGACGTTCGAGGACCTGCTGGGGTCGGTTCTCATCGTTGCCATCGTTGCGTCGACCGTGGGCTACTTCATCGGAGTGGGCATCCTTCACCTTGCAGCGTTGCTTTTCGGTGGCGAGGGGAGTTTCGCCGGGCTTGTCTCGGCGATGGGGTTTGCCCAGTTCCCAGCGTTGCTTCTCCTTCCTCTCATGGTGCTCGCGCGAGTGGGTGGTCCCGTGGTGGCAGGCTTGTCCACCGTTGCATCGATCGGGGTCGTGGTCTGGGTGGCCGCTCTGAGCGTGATCTCACTGCGCGAGGCACACGGGATGTCCACGAGGGCAGCCATCGGCACGTGTGTCTTCAGCATAGTGATTCCAGTGGCGGCCCTGGTTGGCCTCGCGCTTTTGGTCGTCGTGATCGCAGGGATCATAGGCGCCGGGTCGTCCATCGCCCTTTGAGCCATCGGAGGTTGAAGCGACAACGCGGGAAGCTCAGGTTGGGCGGGCCGGGCCGCCGGTGCGCGCACTACAGGTGCCGGGGTTTGGCGGGCTCACGTGCGGAATTCGCGAACGAGGCGCGCCGCAGGCGGCCGTCCCAAGAGGGCAAGGCCGGCAGCCCTTGGCGCGCATCCTCAGTGATCCTGCGTGATCCCTTGGTGATCCCTCAGTCTTTCGGCATGAGAGCATCCATGTCGAGCTTCGCTTTCTCGGCCTTGTAGTAGTCGTAGGAGGCCGGGAAGTTGAGCGCCCCGCCCACGAAGCTTTGCGGCCATTGCGACCTATACGTGTTATAGTCCCTTATAGCCACCTGCCAGTCATCGAGCGCTGTGCGGATCTCGTTCACTGCCTCCTCAAGCCCTCTCATGGTTTGCTGAACTATGGCTGGCGAGAAGAGCTGCGGATACGCTTCACGCAGGGCATTCACGTTGACCGAGAGCGCAAGGCCCTCGGCAGCCTCACGAAACCGCGTCGCGGCCTCAATGGTCTTCTGTGGGTCTCCTTCGGCCGCCGCAGCCGCAAATTCCTGCCCGGCGCTGTCCAATGCCTGGGCGCGGGCCTTTATAACGTCGGTCAGCGTATCCTTCTCATGTTCCAGGAAGTCTTTCTCCATGGCCCATATGCCTTTGATCTTCTCGCTTAGAGTCTCGAGCGCGGCGCCGTATCGTCCTTCCTGGGCGAGCACGCTTTGTTGGAGATTGACCATGTTGCGCTGAATCCCCATGACCCACGAGAATCCAGCAGCTGCCACCAAGAGCACGATGACCAGGCCCGCGATTCCGAAGAGGCATCCCCTTCTCATTGCTCTCCCTCCCCATAAACCTTGCGCAGAATGTCGTCGATATTCCTCGCGATAGACACAACAGCTCCGTCGAGGTCTCCAGCGTTGGCGTAAGATGCGGCCTCCTCTATGAGCGGTCCCAGGTCAGACGACGTGAGACGCGGCAACCCTCGGCCGACGCTGTACCAGACCCGCCCTTCCTCGGGACGGGCATCGGGGATGATCAGGAACACCAGGCCGTTGTTACGTTGGGAGCCCTCTCGTTCCCCCAGCATCAGCCAGCGACCGTAGTGCGTGGACCAGTCGGCGGGGTGCTTCACGCCAGGCTGCACGACTATGACCGTCTCCGCCAGCCCGGCCGCACGCAAGGCTTCGAGGGTCTGGTCCGCGGCTCTGGCCGCCCGCTCCCCCACGAGCCCCTGCGGGTCGACGACCCAGTAACGACCAAGGCGTGGAAACGCCGGGTCGCCGGTAGGCACCTCAACGTTCTCGTCGTATGGGCCTCTCTCGTGCTGCGGCGCGGAAGACGCGCCGCCTCGGACGCAGCCTGCAGCGTTTGAGGCCACGAAGAGCGAAAGCCCGGCCGCGACGACCACCATCAGCAGCAGAGAGAGCGTGTGGGCGCCCCTCGGGTGTTTGCCCGGATCCTCAGCTCCGGGCTGACCGGGCTGACTACGGTCTCTCGGGCGAGCTTCCGGGCGAGCTCCAGATGGCCCAGATGCCTCGCATGCTCCGGGCGCTCCAGATGCCCCAGGCGACTTAGCCGTTTCGGGCGCTCCGGATGCCCCGGGTGTCGCGGACGCATCGGTGGAGACTGCGGTGGCGACTGCATCCCCTGGCGAAGGGGATGCTGCGATGGAGGCTGAGGCGCCCGCATGGGCCGGACGTGCGCCTCCGCCGTCGAACTTGCGGGCACAACCGGCTCCGCCGCCGCCCGCGCACGCGCAGGCGCAGGCGCACGATACGCACGCGCAAGCGCATGAGACGCAAGCACAGCCGATGGCTCTGCCGCCGAAGCCGCCTCCTCCGCCTGACTTGCGAGACCCGCCTGACTTGTCGCCGGAGTCGCCCGCGTGCGGGGAACGGCCAGGCCTTGAGCCCCACGAAGGATGCCCGACCGGGGGGATGGGGAAATAGGTGCCGTAGTAGACACCGCGTCTGCCTGTGTACCCGCCCCGTGTGGCGGCCGCAAGAGCGACGATGATGGTGACCAGGATCACGACTGCAATGACTACCATCAGCGCGAACACGGCGACCACCGCGGGGGCCGCGCGCCTCGCGGCTGATTGCTGGCCCACCGCCCCGGTCCCCCGAAGCCCATCGCCTCCCGCGCCGGCTCCCGACTTGGTCGGGGCTTTCAGGTCGGGAAAGAGGCCTGACGAGAACGCGAAACTTACCCTGAAACGCTCCCCCCGGTCGAGGCTGGTTCGCCAGACGAGCTCTTCACCGGTCCTCTGTGAGGGCTCCGGCGACGCGTACAAAACGTCCTCGGGACCGCCCGGGTTCTTCACGCGGATCTCTAGCTGCTCGACCCTTGCCCGGTCGTACCACCCGGGGACGAACTCGAATCCGACAGCGTCCGCTCCGCTGGGGTGCCCCATGCTCTCCTGACGGACCCGGAAGCTGAGGTCGAAGACATCGCCCGTGCCGTAGTCTGCGTCGAGATCGACCCGCACGCCGCTCCAAGAGCCGTAGTCAGCGCGGCTAACCTCTGCGGCCGCGCCTCCGCGGGAGAGAATGACGTAGTCGTGGTCCGGGAGACCCACGGTGACCCAAGGAATGTGGCCGCCCGTCACCTCCCACTCCTGGTGGTAATCGGCTATCCAGCTGCCATCCGGCTCAGGGGCGATGCTCACGACGTAACTGCGTATGCGGTACGTGCCGGTATCCTGGGCAGCGCATGCCACGCTCGCGCCAGGACCGGTGACCCGCCACCCGGCGGCGAGGAGACACGCGAGGCACATCGCCAGAGCCCATACGAGTCTGCGCAAGTCTCGGGTGGGGCGCGACCCGGTTACTTGCCTTGACACTGCCGCGCCTGGTGTCTCCGATAACGCTGTCGGGGGGTGAAGCCTTCTGGGCACGTTCGTCATCGTGCTTTCCTCCCTGTCAGGCTCGTGCTGGGCTGCTCCTCCAGGCCGCCTTCGCTGCGGCTACGCGGGGCGCCGCAAGCGACGTCGCTCTCCGCACCGGCTTTCCCGCGCTCCCCGTGCCCGCCCCGCGCGTTCAACATCTCGAGGGGACACGCGCCCCCGCACAAGACGAAGTGACGGCATCGAGCACACTCCGGCGGAGCGAAGCCGTGGGCCCTGACCTTGCGTGCGAGCGGATGGTTGAATATGCGTTCCCACGGGGTCGTAAGGATGTTTCCGAGACCTTCGCCGTGCAGCCAGGACTGGCAGGGCACGACCACCCCGTCCGGCCGCACCGCCATGTTCGTGTGGCACGCCGAACACGATTTGGCCCCGAACCCCATTGCCACCGGGTCGAGGTCCTTGTAACACGTGGGCGAAAACCAGCTGAACTCCAGGTCCAGTTCGCGCGCCACGGCCGCGGCCTCGGCAAGCACGCCCTTGAGGGCCTGGGGTTCTATGGCGTCGGGATGTCTCGCACCACGTCCTGTCTGGATGAGAGTGTTGCAGCCCACATACCTTACC is a genomic window of Bacillota bacterium containing:
- a CDS encoding ABC transporter permease subunit, with translation MAREENEKTIEFLLTRPVSRQRVLTEKLGAYAAYVLLFSAVVWFASYGAILAFYEGDFSAGSFWNLALMTTLVLLTFANLGFLGSVFVSRTRTVFSGALGLVLVAYALQIAADTSNKLGFLRYVTPMKWASAADVLTQGIDGVYVALVLAVNAAALVATYIVYRRKDILA
- a CDS encoding DUF1667 domain-containing protein; the protein is MREDSNEFTVTCVVCPVGCEVTVLDAVEVRGNKCDRGREYALLERYDPRRVLTFTVRTTCPDHPLLPVKTDRPIPKRLLLKAARLLAEECVSPPVKAGDVVVRDVFGTGADVVATSDLGGSCGDIDQMVSEPYNAGET
- a CDS encoding TIGR00300 family protein, with protein sequence MVRATIELSGHIIDSRILPRVMDAIMDMGGDFHIEEIRVGRTKQDTSYARIEIKALTPDELEAIVEEVRGLGATVVDQDEVALEAATQDGVFPEGFYSTTNLDTFVRVAGSWIPVSDIEMDCGIVVDLSGTPPTARCVPLHRVKKGDLLVVGSRGVKVVPLERARHREIFSFMGSPVSSERPKALVVEEIARTMRDIRARGKKILAVAGPAVIHTGAGKHLSALIQAGYVNVLFAGNAVATHDVESALYGTSLGLYLENGAAAAEGHAHHLRAINTIRRLGGLRAAVEAGVLKKGVMHACITHGVDYVLAGSIRDDGPLPDVITDTVKAQDEMRSKIKDVELALMLATMLHSIATGNLLPSRVKTVCVDINPATVTKLADRGSLQAVGIVSDVEWFLKELVARLSA
- a CDS encoding FAD-dependent oxidoreductase, with the translated sequence MRADVAVIGGGPAGLAAAVAAKRAGAERVVVIERDVRLGGILPQCIHTGFGLKWFGEELTGPEYAARFVDEAASAGVEFMLETMVLEVTQDRRVAAVSPHHGFVVLQCGAIILAMGCRERPRGALVLPGTRPVGIFTAGTAQRLVNIEGVLPGRQAVILGSGDVGLIMARRLTLEGVKVQAVVEIMTYPGGLARNIQQCLRDFDIPLYLGHTISRIHGRDRLEGVSVAPVDDAKVPIASAEWFIPCDTLLLSVGLIPENELSAACGIELDPATGGPVVTDEMETSVPGIFACGNVVHVHDLVDHVTEDGMVAGAAAAARARVAARTPVLGEAGKDAGLESLQAIRTTGEIRPGRNVRYVVPQRFVRHGDAVPAAAAAAARTLTISLRPSEPAENVVLEVSIAGRVLRRQRKQKVRPGEMMQVNVDRLAIPSEKGDALTVSIVER
- a CDS encoding NAD(P)/FAD-dependent oxidoreductase, with amino-acid sequence MKADVAIIGAGVIGAAIAREMARYDLAVVLLEREVEPAFGTSKANSGVVHAGFHSAPGTLEASLCVEGNAMFDEIAAELSVPFRRNGCLMVAMSPEEVDVLREHLDRGRRNGVPGLRLLDAGEARALEPGLAPEVVGALHAPTSGIVCPYQLTFALVENAVANGVRFMAGSPVTSLHVREGRIAAVETAEAIIETTWVVNAAGLFADQIAAMAGDESFEIRPRKGEEYLLDKRVGSLVRSTVFPVPTPVSKGILVIPTADGNIMVGPTAEDVSDRLDLATTRAGFEAVFAAARRMVPAVSPRDVIASFAGLRAASSERDFIIRPSGVTRGMVHVAGIESPGLTAAPAIARMVVGILRDEGLEARARRGFNPIRPAPVRFSQLSRAEQARLVESDPSFGRIVCRCETVTEAEVLDAIRRGARTVDGVKLRTRAGMGRCQGGFCMPRVMKILSRELGVPLEAITKRGPSSPIAPYPAKALLREAQEEAGDGPGPAVAHVSHHMSPATGR
- a CDS encoding YIP1 family protein produces the protein MSGRVLDWLYGVMASPVEALRAVAEEKPVWWAFAVVVGAVTLLSFGMLSQANLDALPGVTFEDLLGSVLIVAIVASTVGYFIGVGILHLAALLFGGEGSFAGLVSAMGFAQFPALLLLPLMVLARVGGPVVAGLSTVASIGVVVWVAALSVISLREAHGMSTRAAIGTCVFSIVIPVAALVGLALLVVVIAGIIGAGSSIAL
- a CDS encoding TPM domain-containing protein codes for the protein MTNVPRRLHPPTALSETPGAAVSRQVTGSRPTRDLRRLVWALAMCLACLLAAGWRVTGPGASVACAAQDTGTYRIRSYVVSIAPEPDGSWIADYHQEWEVTGGHIPWVTVGLPDHDYVILSRGGAAAEVSRADYGSWSGVRVDLDADYGTGDVFDLSFRVRQESMGHPSGADAVGFEFVPGWYDRARVEQLEIRVKNPGGPEDVLYASPEPSQRTGEELVWRTSLDRGERFRVSFAFSSGLFPDLKAPTKSGAGAGGDGLRGTGAVGQQSAARRAAPAVVAVFALMVVIAVVILVTIIVALAAATRGGYTGRRGVYYGTYFPIPPVGHPSWGSRPGRSPHAGDSGDKSGGSRKSGGGGGFGGRAIGCACVSCACACVSCACACACAGGGGAGCARKFDGGGARPAHAGASASIAASPSPGDAVATAVSTDASATPGASGAPETAKSPGASGAPGACEASGPSGARPEARPRDRSQPGQPGAEDPGKHPRGAHTLSLLLMVVVAAGLSLFVASNAAGCVRGGASSAPQHERGPYDENVEVPTGDPAFPRLGRYWVVDPQGLVGERAARAADQTLEALRAAGLAETVIVVQPGVKHPADWSTHYGRWLMLGEREGSQRNNGLVFLIIPDARPEEGRVWYSVGRGLPRLTSSDLGPLIEEAASYANAGDLDGAVVSIARNIDDILRKVYGEGEQ
- a CDS encoding LemA family protein translates to MRRGCLFGIAGLVIVLLVAAAGFSWVMGIQRNMVNLQQSVLAQEGRYGAALETLSEKIKGIWAMEKDFLEHEKDTLTDVIKARAQALDSAGQEFAAAAAEGDPQKTIEAATRFREAAEGLALSVNVNALREAYPQLFSPAIVQQTMRGLEEAVNEIRTALDDWQVAIRDYNTYRSQWPQSFVGGALNFPASYDYYKAEKAKLDMDALMPKD
- the sppA gene encoding signal peptide peptidase SppA; translated protein: MRKRRVLVFGVIGLALLSVVVLIQMGPSSPSNQPLATRGRLGASGNKIAVAYLDGAIAEGRSSVATTGGITPRLVARYLKKLEADSSVRAVVFRIDSPGGSVAASQAIAGMIEEFSKPVVVSMGDIVASGGYYIAAPADRIFAMPGTMTGSIGVITSIMDLHGLYDKLGIKDQVIKSGQHKDMYQRTLTQEERELVQKLSDAAYEQFVAYVATHRGLPVERVRELATGELFLGSQAVELGLVDSLGDLDDAVAAAAELAGVESPVVYEVPAPVFLVDLWGLLGEVQAFAKTVVLSPEERLLWRLREQPMLEMRY